The following proteins are co-located in the Ensifer sp. WSM1721 genome:
- a CDS encoding phospholipase D-like domain-containing protein gives MIAFIESYWPHFLALLSFALGVPAIIHAAMTKDDVRAAAGWVGVVLLSPVIGALIYAVAGINRMRRSSIGLQRSLLRSTERDPFGRFDITHDQVIARFGQRFAAMKMLGDRVARFTMSTGNQIVMLEGGDDVYAAMLDEIFAARRSILIESYIFDRDPIGLRFADALIAAVKRGVSVRVLIDAVGARYSVPSIVGYLKEGGVPTAVFNGNIIMGLRLPYANLRTHRKIMVVDGAVAFAGGMNIRAGFSAELAGTAASFDTHFRVTGPVVADIFQVAAEDWQFSSDEVLTGDAWRLADLPEKPEVPSVLMRAVPSGPDNTNETNHKMLMGAFSVARKHIRLMSPYFLPDKELVSALVTAARKGVEVDIIVPAVNNLTLVDRAMTAQFDQVLKGHCRVWRAKGAFNHSKLMVVDDRWAYVGSTNLDPRSLRLNFEFDLEILDDGFARTISDKIWAIRATAEEVTLAGLRAEPLANRLANRLLWLGSPYL, from the coding sequence ATGATCGCGTTCATCGAGAGTTACTGGCCGCATTTTCTGGCTCTGCTGTCGTTCGCCTTGGGCGTCCCGGCAATCATCCATGCAGCGATGACGAAAGACGATGTGCGTGCGGCCGCCGGCTGGGTCGGGGTCGTCCTCCTCTCGCCGGTTATCGGCGCGCTCATCTACGCGGTAGCGGGCATCAACCGGATGCGCCGCTCGTCCATCGGCCTGCAGCGCTCGCTACTGCGATCGACCGAGCGCGACCCGTTCGGGCGTTTCGATATCACGCATGACCAGGTGATAGCCCGTTTCGGACAGCGCTTCGCGGCGATGAAGATGCTCGGGGATCGGGTTGCGCGCTTTACGATGTCGACGGGAAATCAGATCGTCATGCTCGAAGGCGGCGACGACGTCTACGCGGCGATGCTCGACGAGATCTTCGCCGCGCGCCGCAGCATCCTTATCGAAAGCTATATCTTCGACCGTGATCCAATCGGCCTACGATTTGCGGATGCGCTGATCGCCGCCGTCAAGCGCGGCGTCAGCGTGCGCGTTCTCATCGACGCTGTCGGGGCGCGCTACTCCGTGCCGAGCATTGTCGGCTATCTGAAGGAAGGGGGGGTGCCGACTGCCGTCTTCAACGGCAACATCATCATGGGCCTGAGATTGCCCTATGCCAATCTCAGGACCCATCGCAAGATCATGGTGGTCGATGGGGCGGTGGCCTTCGCCGGCGGGATGAACATTCGGGCCGGTTTTTCTGCCGAGCTCGCGGGTACTGCAGCTTCCTTTGACACCCATTTCCGTGTGACCGGACCTGTCGTCGCGGACATCTTCCAGGTCGCGGCGGAGGACTGGCAGTTTTCGAGCGATGAGGTGCTGACGGGTGACGCCTGGCGGCTCGCCGACCTCCCGGAGAAGCCGGAGGTGCCGTCGGTGTTGATGCGCGCCGTTCCGTCGGGCCCCGACAATACCAACGAGACGAACCATAAGATGCTGATGGGGGCCTTCTCGGTCGCGCGAAAGCATATCCGGCTGATGTCGCCCTATTTCCTACCTGACAAGGAATTGGTCAGCGCGTTGGTGACGGCGGCGAGGAAGGGAGTCGAGGTGGATATCATCGTCCCTGCCGTCAACAATCTAACGCTCGTCGATCGCGCGATGACAGCGCAGTTCGATCAGGTGCTGAAAGGCCACTGCCGGGTCTGGAGGGCAAAGGGCGCCTTCAACCATTCCAAGCTGATGGTTGTCGATGATCGGTGGGCCTATGTCGGTTCGACCAATCTCGATCCGCGTTCTCTGCGCCTCAATTTCGAGTTCGATCTCGAAATACTCGACGATGGATTCGCGCGCACAATCAGCGACAAAATCTGGGCCATTCGCGCAACCGCCGAAGAGGTGACTCTCGCCGGCCTTCGAGCGGAACCCCTCGCAAACCGGCTGGCAAATCGCCTGCTCTGGCTTGGCTCGCCTTATCTTTAG
- the erpA gene encoding iron-sulfur cluster insertion protein ErpA, whose product MQETVTLSDAAAKRIAAILQAEKDKSAMRVSVEGGGCSGFSYKFDLVDQENEDDLVLEKGNAKVLIDSLSLVYMGGSEIDFVDNLLGQSFQIKNPNAVASCGCGTSFSI is encoded by the coding sequence ATGCAGGAAACAGTGACCCTCTCGGATGCGGCGGCCAAACGCATTGCCGCGATTCTCCAGGCGGAAAAAGACAAGAGCGCCATGCGCGTCTCCGTCGAGGGCGGCGGCTGCTCCGGCTTCTCCTATAAGTTCGATCTGGTTGATCAGGAAAACGAGGACGACCTCGTTCTGGAAAAGGGCAATGCCAAAGTCCTGATCGACAGTCTTTCGCTCGTCTACATGGGCGGCTCGGAAATCGACTTCGTGGACAACCTGCTCGGCCAGTCCTTTCAGATCAAGAATCCGAATGCGGTCGCAAGTTGTGGCTGCGGCACAAGTTTTTCGATCTGA
- a CDS encoding deoxyguanosinetriphosphate triphosphohydrolase → MTFDRKALGFGYGEHAAFASDPWTSRGRLYPEASSPTRSDFQRDRDRIVHTTAFRRLKHKTQVFIAADGDHYRTRLTHTIEVAQIARALARALKLDEDLAEGVALVHDFGHTPFGHTGEDALHDVLKPYGGFDHNAQSLRIVTKLERRYAEFDGLNLTWESLEGLVKHNGPLVTADGQGTRGPVPQPILDYCAIHDLELASFASLEAQVAAIADDIAYNTHDIDDGLRAGYLTFDMLEEVPFLAGLMREVRDRYPGLERSRFTHEIMRRQITAMVEDVIGIAQARLREIRPQSVGDVRGAGKIIATFSEAMSETDRQIKNLLMTRIYRHPEVMRVRQAAASIVTDLYRAFMADPLLMKEHYWIDQIAGMAEPARARHVGDYLAGMTDTFAISVHRRLFDHTPDLR, encoded by the coding sequence ATGACATTCGACAGAAAGGCCCTCGGCTTCGGTTACGGCGAACATGCCGCTTTTGCTTCGGACCCTTGGACTTCGCGCGGCAGGCTCTATCCTGAGGCATCGAGCCCGACCCGATCCGATTTCCAGCGCGACCGTGACCGCATCGTCCACACGACCGCTTTCCGTCGCTTGAAGCACAAGACCCAGGTATTCATCGCGGCCGACGGCGATCACTACCGCACGCGACTGACGCATACGATCGAGGTCGCCCAGATCGCTCGTGCCCTGGCGCGCGCGCTGAAGCTTGACGAGGATCTTGCGGAGGGCGTCGCGCTCGTCCACGATTTCGGCCATACGCCCTTCGGGCACACCGGCGAGGATGCGCTGCACGACGTGTTGAAGCCCTATGGCGGCTTCGATCACAACGCCCAGTCGTTGCGGATCGTCACCAAACTGGAGCGGCGTTACGCGGAATTCGACGGGCTGAACCTGACATGGGAGAGCCTCGAGGGCCTCGTGAAACACAATGGGCCGCTGGTGACCGCGGACGGGCAGGGCACGCGCGGTCCGGTTCCGCAGCCGATCCTCGACTACTGTGCTATCCACGACCTCGAGCTCGCAAGTTTTGCCAGTCTGGAGGCTCAGGTTGCCGCAATAGCTGACGATATCGCTTATAATACCCATGATATCGACGACGGATTGCGGGCGGGCTATCTCACCTTCGATATGCTGGAGGAGGTCCCGTTTCTCGCTGGGCTGATGCGCGAGGTCCGCGATCGCTATCCGGGCCTGGAAAGGAGTCGCTTCACGCATGAGATCATGCGGCGGCAGATCACTGCGATGGTCGAGGACGTGATCGGCATAGCGCAGGCGCGTCTTCGTGAAATCCGGCCTCAGAGCGTTGGCGACGTTCGGGGCGCCGGCAAGATCATCGCAACCTTCTCTGAGGCGATGAGCGAGACGGACCGGCAAATCAAGAACCTGCTGATGACGCGTATCTATCGGCATCCGGAGGTTATGCGCGTGCGGCAGGCAGCGGCATCGATCGTGACGGATCTCTATCGGGCTTTCATGGCCGATCCGTTGCTCATGAAAGAGCATTACTGGATCGATCAGATCGCCGGCATGGCCGAGCCGGCCCGCGCACGCCATGTCGGAGATTATCTCGCCGGGATGACGGACACTTTCGCGATAAGCGTGCACAGGCGCTTGTTTGACCATACGCCTGATTTGCGCTAG
- the xth gene encoding exodeoxyribonuclease III, producing MKIATWNINGVKARVDSLVTWLRESNPDIACLQEIKSVDDAFPRNEIEALGYHVETHGQKGFNGVALLSKIRPDEVNRGLPGDEADEQSRFIEGVFSVNGGAIRVCCLYLPNGNPVATEKYTYKLGWMQRLTAFAEQRLLLEEPLILAGDYNVIPEAHDCWDVKVWQNDALFLPETRAAFRRLRNLGFTDAVRAASDEVPLYSFWDYQAGCWQKNFGIRIDHLMLSPEAADKLVSIAIEKHVRSWEKPSDHVPVTAAFKFEPA from the coding sequence ATGAAGATCGCCACCTGGAACATCAACGGCGTCAAGGCGCGGGTCGACAGTCTCGTCACCTGGCTCAGGGAATCCAATCCGGATATCGCCTGTCTGCAGGAGATCAAATCCGTCGATGACGCGTTTCCGCGCAACGAAATCGAGGCGCTTGGCTATCACGTGGAAACCCACGGTCAGAAAGGCTTCAACGGCGTCGCCCTGCTCTCCAAGATCAGGCCCGACGAGGTCAATCGCGGATTACCGGGGGATGAAGCCGACGAGCAGTCCCGCTTCATCGAAGGTGTGTTCTCCGTCAACGGCGGAGCGATCCGCGTCTGCTGCCTCTACCTGCCGAACGGCAACCCGGTGGCGACGGAGAAATACACCTACAAGCTTGGCTGGATGCAGCGCCTCACTGCTTTTGCCGAACAAAGGCTGCTGCTCGAGGAGCCGCTCATCCTGGCCGGCGACTACAACGTCATTCCGGAAGCGCACGACTGCTGGGACGTCAAAGTCTGGCAGAATGATGCGCTATTCCTGCCCGAAACGCGCGCCGCTTTCCGGCGCCTGCGCAACCTCGGCTTCACGGATGCCGTTCGCGCCGCCTCGGACGAAGTGCCGCTCTATTCGTTTTGGGACTATCAGGCTGGCTGCTGGCAGAAGAATTTCGGCATCCGCATCGACCACCTGATGCTGTCGCCGGAGGCCGCCGATAAGCTCGTCTCGATCGCGATCGAGAAACACGTCCGGTCCTGGGAGAAGCCCTCCGATCACGTGCCGGTAACGGCCGCATTCAAATTCGAGCCGGCATAG
- the exoR gene encoding two-component system ChvIG regulator ExoR, with amino-acid sequence MRAGEFKSLRVAVLGMSLAVGTTAAGPARAFDPGAGVTKESGPFALFKFGFSAYKNGRKDEAVEAYRYAAEKGHTGSRWALANMYAYGDGVAENDLEAFKIYSEIAQQGVEPGSEDTGYFVNALISLAGYYRRGIPDSPVQANLQQARQLYFQAASTFGVAEAQFQLARMLLSGEGGAVNVQQAKKWLNRARKNGHAGAMGLFGNVLFQEGQTVRGLAYMTAALDQCSPKERPWLQAMQEQAFSLATEDDRRVAIAMSQNMHLQADDD; translated from the coding sequence ATGCGCGCGGGTGAGTTCAAGTCGCTGAGAGTTGCGGTACTGGGTATGTCGCTAGCCGTAGGCACAACCGCTGCCGGGCCGGCCCGAGCCTTCGATCCGGGGGCTGGCGTCACTAAAGAGTCGGGGCCCTTCGCCCTCTTCAAGTTCGGCTTTTCCGCGTACAAGAACGGCAGGAAGGATGAGGCGGTCGAGGCTTACCGCTATGCCGCCGAAAAGGGGCATACAGGTTCCCGCTGGGCGCTTGCCAACATGTACGCCTATGGCGACGGCGTCGCGGAGAATGACCTCGAAGCCTTCAAGATCTATAGCGAAATTGCTCAACAGGGTGTCGAGCCGGGTTCGGAAGACACGGGATATTTCGTCAACGCGCTCATCTCGCTTGCGGGCTACTATCGGCGCGGCATTCCCGACAGTCCCGTGCAGGCGAATCTGCAGCAGGCGCGGCAGTTGTATTTTCAGGCGGCGTCGACGTTCGGCGTTGCGGAGGCTCAGTTCCAGCTCGCGCGTATGCTGCTTTCCGGCGAAGGCGGCGCCGTCAATGTCCAGCAGGCCAAGAAGTGGCTGAACCGCGCGCGCAAGAACGGTCACGCGGGCGCCATGGGCCTCTTCGGCAACGTCCTCTTTCAGGAGGGGCAGACTGTTCGCGGCCTGGCTTACATGACGGCAGCGCTCGACCAGTGTTCGCCAAAGGAGAGGCCTTGGCTGCAAGCGATGCAGGAGCAGGCCTTTTCGCTCGCCACCGAAGACGACCGCCGGGTCGCGATTGCGATGTCGCAAAACATGCATCTTCAGGCAGACGATGATTGA
- a CDS encoding OmpP1/FadL family transporter produces MAHGGLKKGVLVALAGMLVASAAQAGGLERSGYNIDLLFDPSDYAAEATATYVNPQRELKNVRDTNTANSNPAAGTFGGGNLNYRPNTADDTESYWAPRIGVKAALGDSIDCMADYSQPWGAHTNPGKNWAGANNNIETKVESDNYATTCSYKWQMGPGFFRVIGGVFYQEVSGFKERLVQDFTFFPPPFSSLSGVGRLELEDSGWGWRAGVAYEIPEYAMRASLVYNSAVDLDSLTGFIDLRGIGLTKYDVHGSASMPDSLELKVQSGIAPGWLAFGSVKWTDWSQLQVLRFVPDEPAPGRFPTSLDLLYRDGWTITGGIGHKFNDQWSGAVSLTWDRGTSHGYGTQTDTWLLGTGVSYTPTQNVEIRLAGSAGIMTSGSSGAVNFNGEVIGDDVSYDFDNDFVGAISTSLKVRF; encoded by the coding sequence ATGGCTCATGGTGGACTGAAAAAGGGCGTTCTGGTAGCGCTTGCCGGAATGCTCGTTGCGTCGGCTGCGCAGGCGGGAGGACTTGAGCGCAGCGGCTATAATATCGATCTCTTGTTCGATCCGTCGGATTATGCGGCCGAGGCGACGGCGACCTATGTCAATCCGCAGCGTGAGCTGAAGAATGTCCGGGACACGAATACCGCGAACTCAAATCCAGCTGCCGGCACCTTCGGCGGCGGTAATCTGAACTACCGACCTAACACAGCAGATGACACGGAAAGTTATTGGGCGCCCCGCATCGGCGTAAAGGCTGCTTTGGGTGACAGCATTGACTGTATGGCGGACTACTCGCAGCCTTGGGGCGCCCACACCAATCCCGGCAAGAATTGGGCTGGCGCCAATAACAACATCGAGACGAAGGTCGAAAGCGACAACTATGCGACCACGTGCTCCTATAAATGGCAGATGGGGCCGGGGTTCTTCCGGGTCATAGGCGGTGTCTTCTACCAGGAAGTAAGCGGCTTCAAGGAGCGGCTCGTCCAGGATTTCACCTTCTTTCCCCCTCCGTTTTCAAGTCTTTCCGGCGTTGGTAGGCTTGAACTCGAGGACAGCGGTTGGGGCTGGCGTGCGGGTGTAGCTTACGAAATCCCGGAATACGCAATGCGGGCAAGCCTCGTCTACAACAGCGCCGTCGACCTGGATAGTTTGACTGGCTTCATCGACCTGCGTGGGATAGGGCTCACAAAGTATGATGTTCACGGGTCGGCCTCAATGCCGGATTCGCTGGAGCTCAAGGTGCAATCCGGTATTGCTCCAGGATGGTTGGCTTTCGGATCCGTCAAATGGACCGACTGGAGTCAGTTGCAAGTGCTCAGGTTCGTCCCCGATGAGCCGGCCCCAGGAAGATTCCCCACCAGTCTCGATCTCCTTTATCGCGACGGCTGGACCATCACCGGCGGCATCGGCCACAAGTTCAACGATCAGTGGAGCGGCGCAGTCAGCCTGACTTGGGACCGAGGCACAAGCCACGGCTACGGCACCCAGACCGACACTTGGCTGCTCGGCACGGGTGTTTCCTATACGCCCACGCAGAACGTGGAAATTCGCCTTGCCGGCAGCGCCGGCATCATGACCAGCGGCAGCTCTGGTGCGGTTAACTTTAACGGCGAGGTGATCGGCGATGACGTTTCCTACGACTTCGACAACGACTTCGTCGGGGCGATCTCGACGTCGTTAAAAGTCAGATTCTGA
- a CDS encoding PopZ family protein produces MAQLNVAREPSMDEILASIRKIIENNEPGPAGSSLHQTFEDAAEDEIELTIDSEIEAAAFGSEEPLPAASSASAAPGGATTGGSRMDVPASPPSPLSLADVAARVRAASERHAVNHFSREQPETEQAESSPAGPVVTSRIASVSATASAATTVSAESPVSGVPPRSVAPAPITAEPPTASHSAPVEELPEVDGPAGAIVSPAVSRQVARAFDDLAHAVENGPKRSFDQIAEAMLRPMLQEWLDDNLPTLVEKLVREEIERVARGPRR; encoded by the coding sequence ATGGCACAGCTCAACGTCGCGCGTGAACCTTCGATGGATGAAATCCTGGCATCCATTCGCAAGATCATCGAGAACAACGAGCCTGGCCCGGCTGGATCGTCCCTCCACCAGACCTTCGAGGACGCAGCCGAAGATGAGATCGAATTGACGATCGATTCGGAAATCGAAGCTGCGGCCTTTGGCTCGGAAGAGCCGCTGCCGGCGGCAAGTTCGGCGTCCGCCGCGCCAGGCGGCGCGACGACGGGCGGTTCACGCATGGATGTCCCGGCCTCGCCGCCGTCACCGCTTTCCCTCGCCGATGTTGCGGCGAGGGTGAGGGCGGCTTCCGAGCGTCACGCGGTCAATCACTTTTCGAGGGAGCAGCCGGAAACGGAGCAGGCGGAGTCGTCCCCGGCTGGTCCGGTGGTCACCTCCCGGATTGCGAGCGTTTCCGCTACGGCAAGCGCGGCGACGACCGTGTCAGCGGAAAGTCCAGTGAGCGGCGTCCCGCCACGCAGTGTCGCGCCGGCGCCGATCACCGCCGAGCCGCCGACCGCATCGCATTCAGCGCCCGTGGAGGAGCTGCCGGAGGTCGACGGTCCGGCTGGCGCGATCGTTTCCCCGGCCGTTAGCCGTCAGGTGGCGCGCGCCTTCGACGACTTGGCCCATGCGGTCGAGAACGGACCGAAACGTTCCTTCGACCAGATCGCCGAGGCGATGCTGCGTCCGATGTTGCAGGAATGGCTGGATGACAACCTGCCTACGCTGGTTGAAAAACTGGTGCGCGAGGAAATCGAACGCGTCGCACGCGGACCTCGCCGCTAA
- a CDS encoding valine--tRNA ligase codes for MLDKTYDSASVDPRIAKKWDEENAFRAGAGAKPGAETFCIVIPPPNVTGSLHMGHALNNTLQDILVRFERMRGKDVLWQPGMDHAGIATQMVVERKLMEVQQHRREMGREAFIEKVWEWKAESGGQIFNQLKRLGASCDWSRERFTMDEGLSEAVIEVFVSLYKEGLIYRDKRLVNWDPKLQTAISDIEVEQVEVNGHLWHLRYPLEEGVTYKHPIAFDEDGNATEWETRDYLVVATTRPETMLGDTGVAVHPDDARYKGIVGKHVILPIVGRRIPIVADEYPDPTTGTGAVKMTPAHDFNDFEVGKRRGLRQVNVLTVDGRITIKNNDDFLEALDHPAALHGAWDQLEGKDRFEARRLIVEILEAAGLVDHIEPHKHVVPHGDRGGVPIEPRLTEQWYVDAKTLAKPAIASVREGRTTFVPKSWEKTYFEWMENIQPWCISRQLWWGHQIPAWYGPDGQIFVERTEEEALHAAIQHYLAHEGPMKAYVEDLLENFKPGEILTREEDVLDTWFSSALWPFSTLGWPKETPELEKYYQTDVLVTGFDIIFFWVARMMMMGLHFMKDADGTPVEPFHTVYVHALVRDKNGQKMSKSKGNVIDPLELMDEYGADALRFTLAIMAAQGRDVKLDPARIAGYRNFGTKLWNATRFAEMNGATSSEGFIPEAASLTINRWILTELSRTIRDVTEAIESYRFNEAAGSLYRFIWNQFCDWYLELLKPVFNGEDEAAKRESQACVTYVLDDIYKLLHPFMPFMTEELWEKTAGPGRERETLLCHTEWPAAFYADDAAADEINWLIDLVSGIRSVRAEMNVPPAAMAPLVIVGAKGLASERLDRHVSAIKRLARVESVEHAAAAPRGSAQIVVGEATACLPLGNLIDLAAEKSRLEKAIAKVEVERERILGKLANEKFVANAKPELVEAERERLVELDLQRDSLGVALSRVSEAS; via the coding sequence ATGCTTGATAAGACCTACGATTCCGCATCCGTCGACCCGCGCATCGCCAAGAAGTGGGACGAAGAAAACGCGTTTCGTGCAGGCGCGGGCGCCAAACCCGGCGCAGAGACCTTCTGCATTGTGATCCCGCCGCCGAATGTTACCGGCTCGCTGCACATGGGCCATGCGCTCAACAACACGTTGCAGGACATACTGGTGCGCTTCGAGCGCATGCGCGGCAAGGATGTGCTCTGGCAGCCGGGCATGGACCATGCCGGCATCGCCACGCAGATGGTTGTTGAACGGAAGCTGATGGAAGTGCAGCAGCATCGCCGGGAGATGGGCCGTGAAGCCTTCATCGAGAAGGTCTGGGAATGGAAGGCCGAGTCCGGGGGCCAGATTTTCAATCAGTTGAAACGGCTCGGCGCCTCCTGCGACTGGTCGCGCGAGCGCTTCACGATGGATGAGGGCCTTTCCGAGGCGGTCATCGAGGTCTTTGTCAGCCTCTACAAGGAAGGCCTGATCTATCGCGACAAGCGCCTGGTCAACTGGGATCCGAAGCTGCAGACGGCGATTTCGGATATCGAGGTCGAGCAGGTCGAAGTCAACGGCCATCTTTGGCACCTGCGGTATCCGCTCGAAGAGGGTGTCACATATAAGCATCCGATTGCCTTCGACGAGGACGGCAATGCCACCGAGTGGGAGACGCGCGATTATCTGGTCGTAGCCACGACGCGTCCGGAAACGATGCTCGGCGATACCGGCGTCGCGGTACACCCGGATGATGCGCGCTACAAAGGGATCGTCGGCAAGCATGTCATCCTGCCGATCGTCGGCCGCCGTATTCCGATCGTCGCGGATGAATATCCCGACCCGACGACCGGCACCGGTGCGGTGAAGATGACCCCTGCCCACGACTTCAACGACTTCGAGGTCGGCAAACGCCGGGGGCTTCGTCAAGTAAACGTCCTGACGGTGGATGGCCGGATCACGATCAAGAACAACGACGATTTCCTTGAAGCACTCGATCATCCCGCAGCGCTGCACGGCGCCTGGGATCAGTTGGAGGGCAAGGACCGGTTTGAAGCGCGCCGGCTGATCGTCGAGATACTCGAAGCCGCGGGTCTCGTCGACCACATCGAGCCGCACAAACACGTGGTTCCGCATGGCGACCGCGGCGGCGTGCCGATCGAGCCGCGCCTGACTGAGCAATGGTACGTCGACGCCAAGACGCTGGCAAAGCCTGCGATTGCATCCGTCCGGGAGGGCCGGACCACTTTCGTCCCGAAGAGCTGGGAAAAGACCTACTTCGAATGGATGGAGAACATCCAACCCTGGTGCATCTCGCGCCAGCTCTGGTGGGGCCATCAGATCCCCGCCTGGTACGGACCCGATGGCCAGATCTTCGTCGAAAGAACCGAGGAGGAGGCACTGCATGCGGCCATCCAGCACTATCTCGCGCATGAAGGGCCGATGAAGGCCTACGTCGAAGACTTGCTCGAAAACTTCAAGCCGGGCGAGATCCTGACGCGCGAAGAGGATGTTCTCGACACATGGTTCTCCTCGGCGCTCTGGCCGTTCTCCACGCTCGGCTGGCCGAAGGAGACGCCGGAACTCGAAAAGTATTATCAGACCGATGTTCTGGTAACGGGCTTCGACATCATCTTCTTCTGGGTCGCCCGCATGATGATGATGGGCCTTCATTTCATGAAGGACGCGGATGGTACGCCGGTCGAGCCGTTCCACACGGTCTATGTCCACGCGCTCGTTCGCGACAAGAACGGACAGAAGATGTCGAAGTCCAAGGGCAACGTCATCGATCCGCTGGAACTGATGGACGAATATGGGGCCGACGCGTTGCGCTTCACGCTCGCGATCATGGCGGCCCAGGGGCGCGACGTGAAGCTCGACCCCGCCCGCATCGCCGGCTACCGCAATTTCGGCACGAAGCTCTGGAACGCGACGCGCTTCGCCGAGATGAACGGTGCTACGAGCAGCGAGGGCTTCATTCCCGAAGCCGCATCGCTGACGATCAACCGCTGGATCCTCACGGAACTGTCGCGCACCATTCGCGACGTGACCGAGGCGATCGAGAGCTATCGCTTCAATGAAGCGGCCGGAAGCCTCTATCGATTCATATGGAACCAGTTCTGCGACTGGTACCTCGAGCTGTTGAAGCCGGTCTTCAACGGAGAGGACGAGGCGGCCAAACGCGAGTCGCAGGCCTGTGTCACTTATGTGCTGGACGATATCTATAAGCTGCTCCACCCGTTCATGCCGTTCATGACCGAGGAACTTTGGGAAAAGACGGCCGGTCCGGGCCGAGAGCGCGAGACGCTCCTCTGCCACACGGAATGGCCGGCCGCCTTCTACGCGGACGACGCGGCCGCGGACGAGATCAACTGGTTGATCGATCTCGTCTCGGGTATCCGCTCGGTTCGTGCGGAGATGAACGTCCCGCCGGCGGCAATGGCGCCGCTGGTGATCGTCGGAGCGAAAGGCCTGGCGAGCGAGCGGCTCGACCGGCACGTCTCGGCGATCAAGCGCCTGGCGAGGGTGGAGAGCGTCGAGCACGCGGCGGCAGCGCCGCGCGGCAGCGCCCAGATCGTCGTCGGCGAGGCGACGGCCTGCCTTCCGCTTGGCAACCTGATCGATCTTGCGGCGGAGAAGTCGCGCCTCGAAAAGGCGATTGCGAAGGTGGAGGTCGAGCGCGAGCGAATCCTTGGCAAGCTCGCCAACGAAAAGTTCGTCGCGAATGCGAAGCCCGAACTGGTCGAGGCCGAACGCGAGCGGCTCGTCGAACTCGACCTGCAAAGGGACTCGCTTGGGGTCGCGCTCAGCCGCGTATCGGAAGCAAGCTGA